A stretch of DNA from Acidobacteriota bacterium:
TGAACGCCTGGCTGCCTAGAGCGTATTCAATCTCCCAGCGGACCTGTTCGGAGAGGACACCGTCCGGGGTCAGCAGGACAACCATCGCATCAGATCCTCGGAGTGCCTGGGTTGCCTTCTCCGACCAAAGGTCACCCGGCAATACGTCACGTCTATAGTCCCAAACGGTCAAACCAGCCTGACTAAGGCCATCTCCTATCCTTCTTGCCAACTTCTCGTCTGACTTGGCATAGCTGAGAAAGACTTTCATAGTTCAATCCTTTGTCGAAGAGACGCTGTCATTATATTCCGGGCCATTAGGCATAACAAGCATCAGTCACAAGCTCGGTCGCTCCGATTTGATCGGGTAACTCTCCGGACGGGCATTATGCAAACCCTGACCAGTTGCTATAATCGGGAATCGCACGGGCTTCACGCATCGCATTCTATGAACAAGTTTATTGAAGCCGCCGCCATTGCCCTCTCTTCGATAATGGCCCACAAGCTGAGGTCGTTCCTCACTCTGCTGGGTGTCATCATCGGCGTGGCAGTGGTCACCGCTGTCGCCACTGTCATCGAAGGCGCGAACGTTTATATCAAAGAGAAGATTGCGACGCTCGGCGCGGGTGTGTTCAGCTTGCAGAAAGCCAGCGTCACCAGCTTCGGCGATTTTCAGAAATTCCTCGACGCCTTTCGCCGCAACCCCGACCTGACAATCGACGACCTTGCGGCGTTGCGCGAATCGGTTACCCTCGCCGAGCAAATCGGCGCGCAGGATGGCGGCTCGAAGCCCGTCAAATACGGGAACGTCACCCTGGACGGCGTAGGCGTTCAAGGTGTCACCCCGAATACCTTGCTGCTTTCAAGCACTGAAATAGCGCAGGGCCGGTACATAAACGATTTCGACAACGAAAGCCGCAAGGATGTTGCGTTCCTGGGCTCTGAGGTGGCAGAGGGCTTGTTCCCGCAAATCGATCCGATCGGCAAAGACATAAAGATCGGCCCGGATTTGTATACGGTTATAGGAGTGGCTAAGAAGCTAGGCTCCGTGCTCGGGCAATCTCAGGACAATTTTGTTCAGCTTCCGCTGCTGACTTTCTTCAAGGCATTCGGCAAGCGAAGCTCGCCCACTTTTCGAATCATCATCCGCGGGCGCCCGGATGTCCCTCCCGAGAAGGTTCAGGATCAGGTGCGAGTAATGATGCGCACCCGTCACAAGCTCGACTACAGCAAGCCGGATGATTTTTCGATTGCCACCGATGAAGCCACCGAGCAATTGCTCGGATCTATCGTCAGCGTGGTCGCCGCCGTGGCTTTTCCGGTGGTCGGAATCTCGCTGGTGATCGGCGGCATCGTGATTATGAATATAATGCTCGCCAGCGTGACCGAACGCACGCGCGAAATCGGGATTCGTAAGTCCCTCGGAGCGACTCGGCGAGACATACTCATGCAGTTTCTCGTCGAGTCGGCGATGATGTCAGGAATCGGAGGTCTGATCGGTCTGCTGCTCGCAGTCGTCAGCATGGCCATCCTGAAGCAATTCGTGCCGGTGCCTGTGGCCATCCCGCTTTGGGCTCCGGTCATCGCGATTTCGGTATCAACGCTCGTCGGAGTATTCTTCGGGCTCTACCCTGCGAACCGCGCCGCGCGGCTCGATCCGATCACCGCGTTGCGAGCAGATTAGGAAGGAACGTAATGATAAGTGAACCGTGATTCGTGAGCAGCGATGCGTGATTCGTAACGCGTGATGCGTGACTGAGTGGTTGAACTCTGACCTCCGGTCACGCATCACGCATCACGCATCACGAATCAACAATCACGCACTACTGCTATGCATATTCAAGAGATCGGCGAAAACGTTTTGATGGCGCTCGACACGCTGCGGACGCACAAGGTGCGTTCCGCTCTGACAATGCTCGGCGTGATCGGCGGCACGATGACCGTTATCGCCATCTCGTCGTTCCTGACGGGACTCAGCGAGTTTGTGCTGGAACAAACGAAACGTTTCGGCCCTGACATCGTGTTCGTCACCAAATGGGACAACATCGGGATTCGGTTCAGCCGTCCTTCGCAATCCGAGCGCTCGCGTAAGAACCTGACCATCGACGACGCGCGAGCGGTTGCCGAGCTTCCCTCGGCAGAGAGCGTAAGCCCCACGATGATTGTAGGGTCTTTCGGACCCGGCGGCACGCAGCCCGTCGTAAAACACAAAGGCATCGAAGCGAACCGGCCGCTGATCTTCGGCGTGTGGCCTAACTACGACGTGGTTCGCAACGTGTACATCAGGAGCGGCCGATTCTTCACCCCGGCCGAGCAGGACCATCGGTCACAGGTCGCTATCCTCGGGTCGGCGATCGCTGAGACCCTCTTCGGCGCGCTCGACCCGCTCGACCGGGAAGTCGAAGTGGACGGAAAGATTTATCACGTGATTGGCGTGATGGAAAAGGCGCCAGGCGGACTGTTCGGCGGCGACCCCGTCGAAGACCGGCAACTGATATTGCCGTTCGAGACGCTCAAGCGCGATCACCCGGAGATCGATGACATCACCATCAACGTGAAAGCCAGGCCCGATCGGTTTGGCAGGCTCATCGATGAAATAACCGAGCTGATGCGGCGCCGTCGCGGCGTGCCCAACGACAAACCGAACGACTTCGGCATCAGCACACCCGGCTCAATTTTCGAAGTGATCTCGCAGTTCGCTTCAGTCGCCAGCGTCATCGTCTTTCCGCTATCGGCGGCTGGCTTGCTGGTAGGCGGAATCGGCGTGATGAATATTATGCTTGTCTCGGTTACCGAACGGACCAAGGAAATCGGCGTACGCCGGGCGATCGGGGCCAGAAAGAGCGATATCATCTGGCAGTTCCTGACTGAGGCTATAACATTAACTGCCGTGGGCGGGGTGATCGGCATCTTTGCCGGTTGGGTGATCAGCCTGGCGCTCAGACAACTGGCCCCGACGCTTCCTTCGGTGATTCCTTTGTGGGCAGTCGTGCTTGGGTTTGTTGTATCCTGTTCCGTGGGCTTGATCTTTGGGATGTGGCCCGCCATGAAAGCCGCTCGCCTGGATCCAATCGAGGCACTAAGGTACGAATAGACTCTTCGTAGTACCCGTCAGCGTGTACAGATCTGAGAATAGACGTCCTAAGGCGATACACCGCACTGAGGCATATTGTCGCACCGGCGTCTAGTTTGTGACCATGTAATAGCCGGCTTGTTTTGCAACGGGCTGGTTCGAACCTGACCACTGAACCTCGCCCATGTCGTCGAGCAACATAAGCATGCTGCATTCAAGATCAGTGTAGGATGAGACATACAGCACCGGCCTTAACCCGCTGGCTGCACGCTGAAACAGCATCTCCTCCATGAGGTCGACCATATCGACGCCGGTTCGCGGCTTTGTCTTTGTGATGTCATTGGCTGCCGTTTTTTTCACGTCCTGGTTGGAGCAATCATTGTGCCGCAGAGCAAGTCGTCCGGCAGTCGGCCGGGCCTCCCTCAAGAAAACCAGTTTCGTTACCCCGGGATCACGAGTGGCGGTTGATGAGATTGCAAGGACGCGGCGGCGCTCCAACTAAGATGCATGAGCGGATTAATATCGAGCCCTGCACCCAACGTTGCGCGACAGGCCACCGACGGTGAGTGCTAGGCGTCGGGTAGTGTCCTAATCTTGTGTTGATATTCGCAAGTGCCCTGGCGCAAGACCGATGACGGGCGACGGAATATTTGGACTGCGGCGGCTTTTGTGCGTTGGCTTTCTGTGGCTTCGTCGGGAGAACCAAAAGCGGTGGAATGCACAGACGCCACCGCAGTCCAAATACGCGCTAGCTTGGTAGTGTTCTAGTCGACCAACACAAGTTTAGGACACTATCAGGCGTCCAGTCGTTACGTTAGCCTCCGAACACCGCGGCCCAACCGACTTTGACCAGAACATACACTGCCCAGAAGCCGAAGACCACCGTGGCCGTCTTTCCGGTTGTGATCTTGCGTGATCCGGCGATCGCTGCAAAGCCAATCGTTAACAATATCAAGAACCAGATAGAAAAGATGTCAATCGAGCCGGCTACGGACTTGATCACAGCCGACGTCTCGGACGAAAGAAACGCCGCCAAATTCGACGGCACTATACCGCTCGACTGGGTTGGGTCGATGCTTCGAAGGCCCTCCTCGTCGCGCACCATGAGCGAAGCCATGGTCACAACGGTCGCGACAATCCCGGTTGCGGCGGAGCTCCACGCGACTACTGATAGAATCTTCTTGAATGTTGTCTTAGCTTGGATGAACATCAGGCCAAGCGCGAAGATGCCGGCGAGTATCACATAGATGATCGGCGTGAAGACCGCCGCGATGATTGGAGAGAACTTCGCGATACTCTTCCCGAAGTCGACGCGCTGCTGCATCTGCTCTTCGGTGAGCGATTGGTTGCTCTTCTCCATTTGCTTCTTCATCTGGTTGCGCATGATCGAATCCCAATCGGGATGCACTCGCCATTGAAAGAAGAACGTTGAAGCAAGAACCGTCGCGATGCCGATGATCATCGGAGCAATCCAGGTTGGTTTTCGATTCACATCCGCAAACGTCTCGCCGGGCGACAGCAACACGCCGGTGAGCCTGGCCAGGGGTCCAAGCCGCGCAGGTTCATCAACGGGTGTTTGGTCTTGCTGGTGAGGCGCGCCATACGGCGGGGTTGCAGGGATCTGATCTTCGGGCTGACTCATTTTCGTTTATCTCCTGAGGGCAGTGTGAGATTTTGGATTTTAGATTGTGGATTTTGGATTGCAGTCATCACTCATCAATCCAAAATCGAAAATCTAAAGTCCAAAATTCCTCGTGAGCCTACTAGGTTTTCTCAGATGGCGCAACCACCATGCACGCAACAAAATGACCCGAACTCACTTCGATCAGTTGAGGCTCTGAGTCTGCGCACCGAGGCTCGGCGATCGGGCAGCGCGTGCGGAAGCGGCAACCGGACGGAGGCTCGATTGCCGTGGGGATGTCTCCCGTCAACCGCAGCCGTTCACGTCGAATCTCCGGATCGGGAATCGGTATGGCAGACAGCAGGGCGCGCGTGTACGGATGAAGCGGATTGTGAAATATCTCTTCACTGGAAGCTATCTCAACCAGTTTGCCGAGATACATGATGCCGACCCGAGTGGAGATATGCTCGACCACCGACAGCCCGTGCGAGATGAACAAATACGTCAGACCGAGCTGCTCTTGCAGATCTTGAAGCAGGTTCACCACCTGCGCCTGAACTGATACGTCGAGCGCCGACACTGGCTCGTCGCAAACGATGAATCTGGGATTGAGCGCCAGCGCTCGGGCGATGCCGATCCGCTGCCGCTGGCCGCCTGAGAATTCGTGCGGATAGCGATCCGCGTGCTCGGGTTCGAGTCCGACCAGCCGGAGCAATTCCGCTACGCGATCCCGCCGCCCGCCTCGATCGCCGATACGATGAATGGTAAGCGGTTCCCCGACGATCCGGCCCACCGTCATTCGTGGGTTGAGCGATGAGTACGGGTCTTGAAAGATAATCTGAATATCTCGCCGCAGCCGGCGCAGATCGTTAGAACTCAGCGCGAGCAAGTCCTGGCCGTCGAAGCTCACGCCGCCGGATGTAGGCTCGATCAGTCTGAGGATGCAGCGTCCCGTGGTTGATTTGCCACAGCCCGATTCACCCACCAGGCCAAACGTTTCACCTCGACGGATGCTGAAGCTGACGTCGTCGACGGCTCTCACAGCGTCGCGCCCGATGCCGAGGAGTCCACTGCCCACTGGAAAATGTTTCGTGAGGTTCCGTACTTCGACTAAATTTGGTTCAACGGTCATCTGTTCAATTCAAGTTGCCGCGAGTCAGAAGTGGCCGTTTTACGACATGCCAACGCCCGTTTTTGTTTGCGCGTTGCTTGAGCGCTCAGAATGAGTCTTTGCTGGTTCATCGCCGACCTGATCATATCGAATACATCGCGCGCGATGCTCGTCGCTCACCGCAATCAGTGGGACCTCGCCCTTCTTGCATTGATCGATCACATACGCGCACCTCGGCGCGAACTTGCAACCCTCAGGCAAATGCAACAGATTTGGCACGGCGCCTTCGATCGTCTGAAGCCGGCGCAATTTCAACCCTTCTTCCGTAAGACGCGGCACCGAACGCAACAGCCCTTCAGTGTAAGGATGCCGCGGGTTATGAAAGATCTCGCGGACCGAAGCTTCTTCGACGATGCGCCCCGCATACATCACGGCTACGCGGTCCGCGGTCTCCGCGACGACGCCGAGATCATGGGTGATCAGCAGCATCGACAGAGCGAAATCCGCTCTCAAGTTTCGAAGCAACTCGAGAATCTCGGCCTGAATCGTCACGTCAAGCGCGGTGGTCGGCTCGTCGGCGATAAGCAGCCTGGGTTTGCATGACAATGCCATAGCGATCATCACCCGCTGGCGCATGCCTCCCGACAGTTGGTGCGGGTAATCCTTCGCGCGCCGCCCGGCATCCGTGATCTTCACACGGGTCATCATCTCAACAGCTTTCTTCCAAGCTTGCCGGGGCTGAAGACCCTCGTGAAGCTCGATTGCTTCGGCGATTTGGTCTCCGACCGTATAGACAGGATTGAGCGAAGTCATCGGGTCCTGAAAGATCATAGCGATCTCTCGACCGCGCAGCCGCCGCATCTGCTCATTGTCGAGCTTCATGAGGTCGCGGCCATTGAATATGATCTCGCCCGCCATGATTTTTCCTGGCGACGGAACCAATCGCATGATGGAGAGGCTGGTGACCGACTTGCCGCTGCCGGATTCTCCGACAAGCGCGAGCGTCGACCCGGGCTTGATAGCGAAGCTCAGGTCATCCGCGGCTTTGATAGTGCCGGCCCGGGTTAAGAAGTGAGTGCTGAGGTTTTTGACTTCAAGAATGTTGTCAGTCATCACTTCGGCCTACTGAGGCGCTTTCAACAGGTTTGACCGGCGATCGTGCCGTTGGTCCTGAAAGTAGAGAGATTCGGATTATTCATAGCTCGCGCCGGTGTACTCTCCAAACACCGCGCGCAACCGGTCGGATATCTCGCCAAGCGTTGCGGAAGCTTCAACGGTTCGAATGATGCGAGGCATCAAGTTCTCATCAGAGCGAGCGGCTTGCTCCACTTCATCGAGCGCCGCACTCACCGCGTCTCCATCTCGGCGCGCACGCACGCGATTGAGCCGCTCGATCTGCTGCCGCTCGAGTTCCGGATCAATCCTTAGCAACGGCACCGTAGCCGACTCGTCTGACGTGAATCTATTCACGCCGACGATCGTCTGTTCCCCCGATTCAACTCTGCGCTGATACTCGTACGCCGCGTGCTCGATTTCGCGCTGAACAAACCCCTTCTCTATTGCTCGCAGCATCCCGCCGATATCGTCGATCTTCTGAATGTAGTCGGAAGCCAATCGCTCGATCTCATTGGTCAGGTGTTCGATTGCGTACGCCCCGCCGAGCGGATCGGCCGTGTCGGGCACACCCGATTCATAACCGATCACCTGCTGCGTTCGAAGCGCGATGCGCGCGGCGTGCTCGGTTGGAAGCCCCAACGCTTCGTCCATCGAATTCGTGTGAAGCGATTGCGCTCCGCCCAGCACCGCCGCCAGCGCTTGAATCGTCGTGCGGACGATGTTCACCTCCGGCTGCTGAGCAGTCAGCGATGAGCCGGCGGTCTGCGCGTGGAAGCGAAGCATCTGAGATCGTGGATCGCGGGCGTTGAAGCGCTCGCGCATTATTCGCGCCCACAACCTGCGAGCCGCCCTGAACTTTGCCACCTCTTCCAGAAACTGATTGTGTGAGTTGAAGAAGAACGCCATGCGCGGCGCGAACTGGTCGACGTCCAGACCGCTGTCCACCGCAGCCTGCACATAAGCGATTGCATCCGCCAACGTAAAGGCCACTTCCTGGGCGGCCGTGGAACCGGCTTCGCGAATGTGATAACCCGAAATCGAGATCGTGTTCCAACGCGGCACTTCGCGGGCGCAGTAAGCAAAAATGTCGGTCACGATCCGAAGACTTTCGCGAGGAGGATAGATGTAAGTGCCTCGCGCGATGTACTCCTTCAGAATGTCGTTTTGAATCGTCCCCGAAATTTTGTCGGGCGAGACGCCTTGCTTGTTGGCAACAGCGATGTACATCGCGAGCAGTATCGCGGCGGTCGAGTTGATAGTCATCGACGTGGAGACTTTGTCGAGCGGAATCTGATCGAACAGCATTTCCATATCTTCGATTGTGTCGATCGCGACGCCGACCCTGCCGACTTCCCCGCGCGCCATCGGATGGTCCGAGTCGTAACCCATTTGCGTTGGTAGATCGAACGCGACCGACAACCCGGTCTGCCCTTGCTCAAGAAGGTATCGATATCGAGCATTCGAATCAGCCGCCGATGCATATCCCGCGTACTGCCGCATGGTCCACAGCTTGCCGCGATACATCGTCTCGTAAGGTCCGCGCGCATACGGGAACTCGCCGGGATCGTTTAAATCGCGCTCGTAGTCTACCGGCGCGTCCTCGGGCCGGAAGACGGTTTTCATCTCAATACCCGAGCTCGTTTCGGCCTTTCCTTCGGTGCGCTTTTTCGTGCTCATGTAGTCTCCGCTGATCTCGATGGTTCAGATTAGCAAACGCGAGGTTGCTTGCCAAACTTCGAGTCCTGCGAGTCCTGGGAGCGCACCTGCTTACCAGCGCTTGCGACGCAGGCTATGAAGATCAATAGCGCGCCCGCGAAAACTAACGAGTGGGCGTCTGCCCATTCGGCTGCCGCAAGACCGATCACCCGCGGACTTGTAAGATTGAAGAGGCCAAATGCAGCGAGCAACGCCGCAGCTATCAAGCACCTCGGCGCCTTAGCCGACGCTCTCGCCCGCACGAACAGTAACGTCACTGGCAAGATCAGAATGACGTAGTGTGCTTTCCAACTAAGCGGCGAGAGCAACACAATGCAACAAAAGAACGGCGCCGCGGCGGCCAGGTCGCTTCGAGCGCGGACCGCTGCGAAGCTTGCCAAGGCGAGCAGCGCAATCGAGATTAGCAACGTCGTTGCGTCCCCCGGCCGGCGAGATGACCCTTCGTTGTTGGGCTGGGCGGCTTCATTCGCGTGCGCCGTGAGCCTTGCGACCGCACCGCGCAATGATTGATTGCCTGCGTACGCAAAGTCGTAGCCCTGTTCGTTCTTCACGGTCCGGTTCACGAACACTCGAAAAGCATCAGTGCTGTGCGCGCCAAACGGCAAGAAGCTCAAGGCTGTGACTGCAACCAGAAGCGCGGCGCAGGCTGCCGCGAATTTCAATCTGAGCTTGGCGATGTGATACACGAGCAGCACTGCCGGGGTCAGCTTGATCGAAACAGCAAAGACCAACGCGACCGCCGATAGTGCCTTTCGGTCACGCGCGTAAAGGTACACGTGAGCAACCGAGAGCGCTGCAACCAGCGGATTAACCTGTCCCAAACTCAAACTGTCGAGCACGAAGCGGAAAACGATCACCACCGCGCTCGCCGCAATTACCGCTCGCCACGCAAACGACTCGTCGACGGATTGCTTCAGTGCTGCAGAGTCGCGTTTTTTGCCGTCACTCGCAAGATTAGCTGACATCCAGGCGGCGGCAGCAACCGACCCAACATTGATCAGAAACCAAAAGTAAGCGGCCACCGGCAAAGGCAAAAGAGCGAACGGAGCGGTTAGCTCTGCAAGAAGCGGCGGATAAATGTAAGGCGTCCAGTCACCCAGCGAGTGCTGGTATGGGTCGCGGCCGGCGATCACCTCGCGCGCGGCGTGATAGTAGACGCTAAAGTCGTTCCCGTAAACATTCGGATCAGCGCCGCTCTTGCGAGCGAAGTAGAACCCGCTCAACAAGGCGACAACGGCGAGCGCTACGACGACAGCTCGCGTCGCCGTTAATCGGCCTCTCCGCCGCCGTCCCGAAGATGTCGCCCGTAATAGACCAGTATCTGCCATTCCTCACCGTATTTACTCAACACAGCTCGCTGGTTCGGCTAACAACAGAACCTTACTCAGGATCAAGGTCGGGAAGGGTGGCTTGCCCCCGCTTAGCGTCCTTTGCGAGTCTTTGCATTCTTTGCGCGAACCGTATTTCTCGCAAAAGCACGCTAAGACTCGCAAAGTACGCTAAGCGGGCCAGACACCCTTCCCGACCGCCAGCTTGAGAATTGTCATGGCGCCAGTGAACCGAGTTCCTGAGTAACTTCAAAAATCTCAACATCACCATGCCGATATGCAAGCTTGAGCCAACTGGGCGGCGCGAAGCTATCCGAAATCTCCCTCTCAAATGGTCCGTACACGACATGGCGCACTCGGTGCTCCATAAACAACTCCCGCGCAACCTCGTCATTCATCGTCCCTCCGTAGAACGCGGTGACTTGAGCCCCCTTCTCATCACTGTGGATTGTCTGCCCGTAGTGACCAAGAAACACATGCAAGCCGGTCATTGACGGGGCAAGACTGCCCGTAAAATAAGACGAGAACACCACGGCATCACGATCTGTGTTCGCTCTCAACCAGTCGAAAGCCGCAATCAAATCAAGGGGCACGTATCGTCTTGGATCGGTAGAATCGATAGACTCAGGGCCAGGTCCTCGCGCGATCATTTGCCCGATGACGAAACCAACATTCGTGAGGGAACCAAACGTGACAGCGCCAACCAGGAACAATTTTCGGTAATGCGCCCCGGCGGGCCGTTTGAAAACTTTGCGCACGATCCAGAACAGCGCAACTGAAGCCGCTATCGAAAGCGGCAACTGCAGACCTTCAACGAGCCGCCGCTGGAAGCTCAACGGCGCATAGAGCATCGCGGTTTGCACGAGAGCCCAAATGAGAAGCAAGCGGCCGTGCGGCGCCCGAGTCCTCCACATCAGGAAAAAGCCAGGCACAGCCAACATCGCCACGATGCCGAAGCCGAGAGCGTATTCCCAGGGCGGGGGCGACAAGGTATCCGTTATTCGCAACCACTCGCGTAAGACTTCGTTTGATCGGTTCAGATAAACCATGTACGCGACGCCTGGAATAGTCCCGGCGGTAAACCCGGCAGCCGCCACACCAATTGCCGCGTTATAGTACGAGCGCCGTCTTTTCGGTCCGTCGTTCCACCACGGCCACGTTAGCAATGCCACTCCCGCCACTCCCCAAACCACGACGACCAGATACGGATGCACAACGGCAAGCAGCGATACCAGGATTCCCGCGATAAGCGCCCGGCTTGGTTTCTTCTCGACGAGGGCGCTGGACAACAGCTTGATCGAAGCAAAAATCAGAGCTGCTCCCACTGCAAAATGCACCTGCGCGAAGACCGACCGAAACGCGATCGCCTCGGGCATGTTCAAGTCCGCTGAGCCCGATGCTGCGTGGACGCCGAACAAGTCGCTTCTGTTTTTCACGGCATAAACAAGCCACCCGAAGCCACCCGACATCGCATATAACCACAGCGAGTACCGCACTCGCGTTCGGGATTTCATCACGCTGGCAGCGAGCGCACTCGCGACGAGTAAGAGCACCAGACCCGCGAGGAGTCTCGCGGCATGAAACGTCAGCGCTACAGGCATTCGAGTGACCCGAGCGATTGCCCCGAGTATGGTCCACAGCGGCAGAAAAAACTCACAGGATTGCGGCTCAGAGGTGAACAGGTCACACATGAGCAGACAACCATCAGCGCCCTGTCTTATCCATGCAAAGTAGGTGAAGGTGTCGTCGTACGCGGTCAGCACTCCAGTGAACGCGTAGCCATTAGGAGTGCGTAGAGCGGCGGCGGCATATGGAATCGTCGTCAGAAGGGCGAGCGCGAGCCAGACCGGCCCAACATCTCGAAGGGCGCGTAAGCCGAAGACTGATAGACGTGAGATGAACGATTCTTCCTCATCCTTCATCCTACCTTCTCCGCTTAGAAGTTCGTGGCAAACAATCGCGAGTAATAGAAGAGCACAGGCGCGCAGAACAGGATGCTGTCGACGCGATCCAGCATTCCGCCGTGGCCAGGCAATAAAACGCCTGAGTCCTTCACGCCGGCGCCGCGCTTCAACATTGACTCGGCGAGGTCACCGATCTGCCCGATCACTCCCATCGCAGCGCCAAGCGCCAACGCGTGCACAACAGGGATTTCATGAAAGAAGGTCAGCTTGCAAAGGTAGCCGGCGACGACCGCCATCACGAACCCACCGATCGCCCCTTCTATCGTTTTGCCCGGGCTGATGCGCGGAGCAAGCTTGTGACGTCCAATCGCGCGCCCCGTGTAGTACGCTCCTGTGTCGGTCATCATCACGATGGCGAAGAACGTCATTAGCAGCTTCGAGACAAGATGAGGAACGGGCGTCGACGACGCTACCTCGGACATCATTCGAACTCCGACCAGACAACCCGCAAGTAGAGCCACATAGACAACGCCGAAGACAGTTGCCGAAACCGACACCAGCGACTTCTTGATATCGTTCGGCTGAGACATCGCTCCCGAGAGCGACGCGATCGACAGCGCAGCTATCCCTGCGACCGTTAGTGCCGGTTCCTCGAAGACGAAGCTCGCAATCACCACCAGCCCTGCGCCGTATCCGGGAACAACTTGCGGTTTGCAGCCAACCTTTGATGCCAGGCTATAAAACTCGCCCAAAGCGAGAACAACGGCGATGGTCGTCAGGGCCACGAAAAAGTATGGCGATTGGCTCCAGACGGCGTAGAGCAGGATGGGAAGCGCGACGATGGCGGTGAGGATACGTTTCATAAAGGTGATGCGTGGACCGTGATGCGTGAAACGTGATGCGTGATGCGTGATGCGTGACCGGATGAGGTGGAAGTGCGCGTTCATAGCCTCGATCCGGTCACGCATCACGCGTCACGCATCACGCCTCACGCATCACGTTCCACGCACCCGTTTCACGCCTCACGGATCACGGATCACCAACCACTCATTTCATGTTTGCGGCGATCAGTGAATTCTTTGCCCCCGGTTTGACGTCGCCGTATCGCCGCTCTCGCTTCTGATACTCGATGACGGCTTCGAAAAGATTCGCGCGGCGGAAGTCGGGCCAAAGCACTTCGGTCACGTATATCTCGCTGTAAGCGATTTGCCAGAGCAAGAAGTTCGACACGCGCATTTCCCCGCTGGTGCGAACGAGAAGATCGGGATCCGGCAGGTCCCTGGTGAACAGATGCTGTTCGATATCGTAGTCGGTTATTTCTGAAGGGTCGCGGCCCCCGGCGCGACACTCGGCGGCAATCTCGCGGCAAGCCTCAACCAATTCCGATCGCCCGCTGTAGTTGAGCGCCACGGTGAGCACCGTTCCGCTGTTGTCAGCGGTCTCGCGCCGAGCGCGA
This window harbors:
- a CDS encoding methylmalonyl-CoA mutase family protein translates to MSTKKRTEGKAETSSGIEMKTVFRPEDAPVDYERDLNDPGEFPYARGPYETMYRGKLWTMRQYAGYASAADSNARYRYLLEQGQTGLSVAFDLPTQMGYDSDHPMARGEVGRVGVAIDTIEDMEMLFDQIPLDKVSTSMTINSTAAILLAMYIAVANKQGVSPDKISGTIQNDILKEYIARGTYIYPPRESLRIVTDIFAYCAREVPRWNTISISGYHIREAGSTAAQEVAFTLADAIAYVQAAVDSGLDVDQFAPRMAFFFNSHNQFLEEVAKFRAARRLWARIMRERFNARDPRSQMLRFHAQTAGSSLTAQQPEVNIVRTTIQALAAVLGGAQSLHTNSMDEALGLPTEHAARIALRTQQVIGYESGVPDTADPLGGAYAIEHLTNEIERLASDYIQKIDDIGGMLRAIEKGFVQREIEHAAYEYQRRVESGEQTIVGVNRFTSDESATVPLLRIDPELERQQIERLNRVRARRDGDAVSAALDEVEQAARSDENLMPRIIRTVEASATLGEISDRLRAVFGEYTGASYE
- a CDS encoding glycosyltransferase family 87 protein; protein product: MADTGLLRATSSGRRRRGRLTATRAVVVALAVVALLSGFYFARKSGADPNVYGNDFSVYYHAAREVIAGRDPYQHSLGDWTPYIYPPLLAELTAPFALLPLPVAAYFWFLINVGSVAAAAWMSANLASDGKKRDSAALKQSVDESFAWRAVIAASAVVIVFRFVLDSLSLGQVNPLVAALSVAHVYLYARDRKALSAVALVFAVSIKLTPAVLLVYHIAKLRLKFAAACAALLVAVTALSFLPFGAHSTDAFRVFVNRTVKNEQGYDFAYAGNQSLRGAVARLTAHANEAAQPNNEGSSRRPGDATTLLISIALLALASFAAVRARSDLAAAAPFFCCIVLLSPLSWKAHYVILILPVTLLFVRARASAKAPRCLIAAALLAAFGLFNLTSPRVIGLAAAEWADAHSLVFAGALLIFIACVASAGKQVRSQDSQDSKFGKQPRVC
- a CDS encoding phosphatidate cytidylyltransferase, which encodes MKRILTAIVALPILLYAVWSQSPYFFVALTTIAVVLALGEFYSLASKVGCKPQVVPGYGAGLVVIASFVFEEPALTVAGIAALSIASLSGAMSQPNDIKKSLVSVSATVFGVVYVALLAGCLVGVRMMSEVASSTPVPHLVSKLLMTFFAIVMMTDTGAYYTGRAIGRHKLAPRISPGKTIEGAIGGFVMAVVAGYLCKLTFFHEIPVVHALALGAAMGVIGQIGDLAESMLKRGAGVKDSGVLLPGHGGMLDRVDSILFCAPVLFYYSRLFATNF